TGTACCACCACGTTTCCATTTGAGTGAAGGGGGGACGCAGGAAGGTAGGGTAAGCGCACCGTTGGATGAGTGCGTCGAAGCAGTGAGACTGACAAGTAGGCAAATCCGCTTGTCGTTAAGGTTGAGCTGTGACCGCGAGTGAACTAAAGTAGCGAAGTTCCCGATCCTACACTGCCAAGAAAAGCCTCTAGCGAGGAAACTGGTGCCCGTACCGCAAACCGACACAGGTAGGCGGGAAGAGAATTCTAAGACGCGCGGGAGAACTCTCGTTAAGGAACTCGGCAAAATGACTCCGTAACTTCGGGAGAAGGAGTGCTCTTGCGGGTGAATAGCCTGCGAGAGCCGCAGTGAACAGGCCCAAACGACTGTTTATCAAAAACACAGGTCTCTGCGAAGCCGCAAGGCGAAGTATAGGGGCTGACACCTGCCCGGTGCTGGAAGGTTAAGAGGAGGGGTTATCCCTTACGGGAGAAGCTCTGAATTGAAGCCCCAGTAAACGGCGGCCGTAACTATAACGGTCCTAAGGTAGCGAAATTCCTTGTCGGGTAAGTTCCGACCCGCACGAAAGGTGCAACGATTTGGGCACTGTCTCAACGAGAGACCCGGTGAAATTATATTACCTGTGAAGATGCAGGTTACCCGCGACAGGACGGAAAGACCCCATGGAGCTTTACTGTAGCTTGATATTGGATTTTGGTACAGCTTGTACAGGATAGGTAGGAGCCTTGGAAGCCGGAGCGCCAGCTTCGGTGGAGGCATTGGTGGGATACTACCCTGGCTGTACTGGAATTCTAACCTCGAACCGTGATCCGGTTCAGGGACAGTGTCAGGTGGGCAGTTTGACTGGGGCGGTCGCCTCCTAAAAGGTAACGGAGGCGCCCAAAGGTTCCCTCAGAATGGTTGGAAATCATTCGTAGAGTGCAAAGGCATAAGGGAGCTTGACTGCGAGACCTACAAGTCGAGCAGGGACGAAAGTCGGGCTTAGTGATCCGGCGGCACCGTATGGAAGGGCCGTCGCTCAACGGATAAAAGCTACCCTGGGGATAACAGGCTAATCTCCCCCAAGAGTCCACATCGACGGGGAGGTTTGGCACCTCGATGTCGGCTCGTCGCATCCTGGGGCTGAAGTAGGTCCCAAGGGTTGGGCTGTTCGCCCATTAAAGCGGCACGCGAGCTGGGTTCAGAACGTCGTGAGACAGTTCGGTCCCTATCCGTCGCGGGCGTAGGAAATTTGAGAGGAGCTGTCCTTAGTACGAGAGGACCGGGATGGACACACCGCTGGTGTACCAGTTGTTCCGCCAGGAGCATAGCTGGGTAGCTACGTGTGGCAGGGATAAGTGCTGAAAGCATCTAAGCATGAAGCCCCCCTCAAGATGAGATTTCCCATCACATTTATGTGAGTAAGATCCCTCAGAGAAGATGAGGTTGATAGGTCTCGGGTGGACGCATGGCAACATGTGGAGCTGAGAGATACTAATCGATCGAGGGCTTAACCAAAAGTAAGTCGTCTTTTCTCTAAGACATGATGTCATATCAGTCCCGTTATCCAGTTTTGAAAGGTCGATAAGACCTTGATATGTTCAGTGACAATCGCGGAGAGGTCACACCCGTTCCCATGCCGAACACGGTAGTTAAGCTCTCCAGCGCCGATGATAGTTGGGGGCTCTCCCCCTGTGAAAGTAGGACGTCGCTGAGCGACTAAGGACATTCTCTTATGAGAGTGTCTTTTTTGTATGATATTGGAACGTTGAGCAAAGGTCTACTACCCTTAACAGAAAAGAGAATAGTATTTTAGTTATGAATAAGATAAATCCGATTTATTTAAAAGTGTAAAGGGTATTGAAATTTAAGTGAAATAACAATGAATCACAGAAGAACGAGAAAATGTTTGAAAATGATTTAATCATTATGATAATAAGATTAATAACCGCTGCTATTTTAGGTGGTTTAATTGGAGTTGAAAGAGAGTTTCATCATCATCCAGCGGGGTTCGAACACATTTATTAGTAAGTGTGGGTTCTTGTTTAATAATGCTTCTGGCCTTTTACGGTTTTGAAGAATATATTGCTGGAAATCAAAATATTGTTACATTTGATCCATCTCGTCTTGCTTTCTATGTGGTTTCAGGAATAGGTTTTTTGGGAGCAGGGACAATTTTAGTGCAAGGCTATACGTTGCTTGGCTTAACTACAGCTGCATCTATTTGGGTAGTAGCGGCAATTGGATTGACTGTAGGGGGCTGGTATGTATGAGCCTGCTGTTATAACAACCTGTCTTGTCATACTAAGTTTATTTTTGTTAGGGAAGGCGCCTTTTAGATTTGGAGGAGAGCAGGATCAAAAATATCAACTTATAATCTTAGCAGAAAGAAAATATGTGAAGTTAAATGAATTAGTGAAAATAATAGAAGCTCATGAAATAAAATTAAAAGGGATGATATCTGAGAAAAAAGAAAGTACCGAATATGAAAAGTCAATGATTGAATACCGCTTTTTAGTGGAATATAAAGAGGGATACTGCTTAAATATAATGACGGAGGAGCTGCATCGGTTTGACTTTATCCGCCGTATTACTGTTAAATGAATAGAATGAAAAAGTAAAATAATGACGATGATAACTAATGACTAAAGCAAATAAGTTGCGCGATTTATAAAAAGCGTTATAATATAGTTAAAGTCAAATATAGTCAAAGTCAGAATGATATAATTGATAAAATACTTACATAAATAAATCATCTTATAATTAACCTTTGGGGTAATATCAAAGCTTTTTGTGGAGGAGGGGGTTAGATGAGAAATATATCGGACATTATCGAGCACTACCTTAAAAATACAATTGAAAAAACAAAGCAAGAAGTTATAGAAGTTAAACGCAGTGAGTTAGCAGAGCAATTTGATTGTGTGCCTTCTCAAATTAACTATGTGATTCGAACACGTTTTACGGTGGAAAAGGGTTATATGGTTGAAAGTAAGCGCGGAGGAGGAGGCTATATACGGATAATTAAAGTTAAGGCAGCCAATCAGCTTGCCTTATTTGATCAATTAATTGAGTTGATTGGTCACGGTATATCTCAAACGGCTGCTACTAACATTGTCATGAGATTATTTGAAGAAGGTGCTATTACTAAAAGGGAATCTAACATTATGCAAAGTGCCTTAGATAGAGAGGTTCTTCATATACAACTCCCGTTTAGAGACGAATTACGGGCAACTATTTTGAAAGCAATGCTCACTACTTTAAAATATAAAGAACATGATTAATTTAAATTGGGGAGGGATTAATATGCTTTGTCAAGAATGCCAGCAACGTCCAGCTAGCTTACACTTTACTAAGATTATAAATGGTGAAAAGACAGAATTTCATATTTGTGAAACATGTGCAAAAGACAAAGGGGAGTATATCCCCGGTTCTAATAGCTTTTCTATTCATCAGTTGTTATCAGGTCTTCTTGATGCAGATCAACCATTTTCCTCAACAAAAAAACAGTCATTTGATACACCACGTCCCGAGTTAAAATGTACACATTGTGGTATGACATATCAAAAGTTTGCTGAATTAGGAAGGTTTGGATGTGCGGAGTGTTATAAAAACTTTGATGAGAAGCTAGACCCTATTTTTAAACGTATTCATGGAGGAAATGCTACTCACCAAGGTAAAATACCTAAACGAAAAGGGAAAGACTTACATGTTCACCGTGAACTAGAAGAATTAAAAGAACGCCTAAAAGAATTGATTGAAAATGAAGCTTTTGAAGAAGCTGCGGAAACGAGAGATCGGATACGTTCTCTAGAAACAATCTTGCATAAAAAGGGGGATAAATAACTATGTCCCTAGAATCATTTATTAGTCAGGCAGTTAGTCCTTGGATGAAAAATGAAGGACCAGATGCAGATATTGTTATAAGTAGCCGTGTAAGGTTAGCCAGAAACTTACAAAACGTTCCGTTTCCAATACTAGCAACTGAAGAACAGCTGCAAGGTATTCAGCATCAAGTGGAGCACAAATTTGCTGACCATTCTCATCGTCAGTTTGGTCAATTAGAACTTCTAAAAATGAATGATTTGAAAGAAAATGAGAAAAGAGTTTTAATGGAGAAACATTTAATTAGTCCTAACCTTGCTAACGGGGCAAAAGAAGGGGCGGTCTTTCTAAGTGAAGATGAATCTTTAAGCGTTATGGTTAATGAAGAGGATCATTTTAGAATTCAGTGCTTACTATCAGGTTTCCAGCTAGATGAAGTTTTAAAATTTGCAAATAGTATGGACGACTGGATGGAGGAAAAACTTGATTTTGGATTTGATGAAAGAAGAGGGTATCTTACAAGCTGCCCTACTAATGTAGGGACAGGTTTAAGGTCATCAGTCATGATGCATTTACCCGCTCTAGTCCTTACTAAAAATCTTAATAGGATATTGCCAGCGATTAATCAATTAGGTCTTGTCGTACGTGGAATTTATGGAGAAGGTAGTGAGGCGCTGGGCAACCTGTTTCAAATTTCTAATCAGACAACACTTGGAAAGTCAGAACAGGATATTGTAGAGGATTTAAGAAGCGTTGTTAAACAATTAATACAACATGAACGGGCAGCTAGAGAGTTATTAAGTGAAGAATCACAAAATCAGCTTGAAGATAGAATTTATCGATCATATGGTATTTTGTCATATAGTAGGAGTATGGAATCAAAAGAAGCCATGCAACGATTGTCCGATGTAAGATTAGGTATTGATATGGGAGTCATAAAAGATGTAAATGGCAAGATTTTAAACGAATTAATGATCTTGACTCAACCTGGATTTCTACAGCAATACGCAGGTGAACAGTTAGGGACTTCTCAGCGTGACGAACGCAGAGCAGCCATTATTAGAGAACGGTTAAAACTTGAAAGAGACATTTAACTAATTAATGGAGGTGGCCAAATATGATGTTTGGAAGATTTACAGAACGTGCACAAAAAGTTTTAGCATTAGCTCAAGAAGAAGCTGGCCGATTGGGTCATAGCAATATAGGGACTGAGCACATTTTGCTTGGGTTAGTAAGTGAAGGAGAAGGGATTGCTGCTAAGGCGCTTTCAGCTTTAGGATTGGGTTCAGAAAAAATTCAGGTCGAAGTGGAGAATTTAATTGGTAAAGGGGAAGAAACAACTAAACAGATTCACTACACACCGAGGGCAAAAAAAGTCATAGAATTATCTATGGATGAAGCGAGAAAACTCGGCCATTCTTACGTAGGGACTGAGCATATATTATTAGGATTGATTCGTGAAGGGGAAGGTGTGGCAGCGCGAGTTCTTAATAACCTAGGCGTTAGTTTAAATAAAGCACGTCAGCAGGTGCTACAACTTTTAGGATCAAGTGAATCAGCTAATAGCCAACAACAAGCAGGTGGAGGAGCAGGGGCAACAAATGCTAGCACCCCGACACTAGATAGTCTTGCAAGAGATTTAACGGCGATAGCGAAAGAAGATCAAATTGATCCGGTGATTGGAAGGTCAAAAGAAATTGAACGCGTCATTCAAATTCTTAGCCGACGGACAAAAAACAATCCAGTATTGATAGGGGAACCTGGTGTTGGTAAAACCGCTATTGCGGAAGGACTTGCACAACAAATTATTAATAATGAAGTGCCGGAGACCCTGAGAAACAAACGGGTTATGACGCTAGATATGGGGACTGTAGTAGCAGGAACCAAATATCGTGGGGAGTTTGAAGATCGCTTGAAAAAAGTAATGGAAGAGATTCGTCAAGCGGGAAATGTTATTCTCTTTATTGATGAACTTCATACGTTAATTGGCGCAGGAGGAGCGGAGGGTGCCATTGATGCATCTAACATTCTAAAGCCGTCACTCGCTCGGGGAGAATTACAGTGTATTGGTGCCACAACCCTTGATGAGTACAGAAAATATATTGAAAAAGATTCTGCGCTTGAGCGACGCTTCCAACCGATTCAAGTAGATGAGCCGACAACAGATGAATCTATTCAGATTTTAAGTGGGCTAAGAGATCGTTATGAAGCCCACCATCGTGTTACAATTACGGATGATGCAATCGAGGCGGCGGTTCAATTATCGGATCGCTATATATCAGACCGATTTTTGCCGGATAAAGCTATTGATTTAATAGATGAAGCGGCCTCAAAAGTGCGACTTAGATCTTATACGGCCCCACCTAACTTAAAGGAGAAAGAGCACAACCTTGAAGAACTCCGTAAGGAAAAGGATGCAGCCGTGCAAAGCCAAGAATTTGAGAAAGCAGCCTCTTTAAGAGATAAGGAGCAAAAGCTTCGTGAAGAGTTAGATTCTTTAAAAAATGAATGGAAAGAAAAGCAAGGGCAAGAAGATTCGGAAGTTACGACGGAAGATATCGCATCTGTTGTTTCAACATGGACTGGAGTACCAGTAAGTAAGTTAGCTGAAGAAGAAACAGACCGTCTACTTCGAATGGAAGAAATCCTTCATAACCGGGTTATTGGACAAAACGAAGCAGTTGAAGCTGTTTCAAAAGCTATCCGTCGTGCTCGCGCCGGCCTAAAAGATCCAAAACGTCCAATTGGCTCATTTATTTTCCTTGGACCA
The genomic region above belongs to Bacillus sp. A301a_S52 and contains:
- a CDS encoding CtsR family transcriptional regulator is translated as MRNISDIIEHYLKNTIEKTKQEVIEVKRSELAEQFDCVPSQINYVIRTRFTVEKGYMVESKRGGGGYIRIIKVKAANQLALFDQLIELIGHGISQTAATNIVMRLFEEGAITKRESNIMQSALDREVLHIQLPFRDELRATILKAMLTTLKYKEHD
- a CDS encoding UvrB/UvrC motif-containing protein encodes the protein MLCQECQQRPASLHFTKIINGEKTEFHICETCAKDKGEYIPGSNSFSIHQLLSGLLDADQPFSSTKKQSFDTPRPELKCTHCGMTYQKFAELGRFGCAECYKNFDEKLDPIFKRIHGGNATHQGKIPKRKGKDLHVHRELEELKERLKELIENEAFEEAAETRDRIRSLETILHKKGDK
- a CDS encoding protein arginine kinase; the protein is MSLESFISQAVSPWMKNEGPDADIVISSRVRLARNLQNVPFPILATEEQLQGIQHQVEHKFADHSHRQFGQLELLKMNDLKENEKRVLMEKHLISPNLANGAKEGAVFLSEDESLSVMVNEEDHFRIQCLLSGFQLDEVLKFANSMDDWMEEKLDFGFDERRGYLTSCPTNVGTGLRSSVMMHLPALVLTKNLNRILPAINQLGLVVRGIYGEGSEALGNLFQISNQTTLGKSEQDIVEDLRSVVKQLIQHERAARELLSEESQNQLEDRIYRSYGILSYSRSMESKEAMQRLSDVRLGIDMGVIKDVNGKILNELMILTQPGFLQQYAGEQLGTSQRDERRAAIIRERLKLERDI
- a CDS encoding ATP-dependent Clp protease ATP-binding subunit yields the protein MMFGRFTERAQKVLALAQEEAGRLGHSNIGTEHILLGLVSEGEGIAAKALSALGLGSEKIQVEVENLIGKGEETTKQIHYTPRAKKVIELSMDEARKLGHSYVGTEHILLGLIREGEGVAARVLNNLGVSLNKARQQVLQLLGSSESANSQQQAGGGAGATNASTPTLDSLARDLTAIAKEDQIDPVIGRSKEIERVIQILSRRTKNNPVLIGEPGVGKTAIAEGLAQQIINNEVPETLRNKRVMTLDMGTVVAGTKYRGEFEDRLKKVMEEIRQAGNVILFIDELHTLIGAGGAEGAIDASNILKPSLARGELQCIGATTLDEYRKYIEKDSALERRFQPIQVDEPTTDESIQILSGLRDRYEAHHRVTITDDAIEAAVQLSDRYISDRFLPDKAIDLIDEAASKVRLRSYTAPPNLKEKEHNLEELRKEKDAAVQSQEFEKAASLRDKEQKLREELDSLKNEWKEKQGQEDSEVTTEDIASVVSTWTGVPVSKLAEEETDRLLRMEEILHNRVIGQNEAVEAVSKAIRRARAGLKDPKRPIGSFIFLGPTGVGKTELARAVAESLFGDEDAIIRIDMSEFMEKHTTSRLVGSPPGYVGHEEGGQLTEKVRRKPYSVILLDEVEKAHPEVFNILLQVLEDGFLTDSKGRRVDFRNTAIIMTSNVGASVLRQEKSLGFTAHRFGEDYKDMKGKVMGELKKSFRPEFLNRIDEIIVFHSLEKEHIKEIVTLMANELQKRLADQDINFELTEKAKAKIADEGFDPEYGARPLRRALQKQVEDRLSEELLRGKLAKGQSVAIDVKDGEYVVVSKKPRKSKAKS